From the genome of Seriola aureovittata isolate HTS-2021-v1 ecotype China chromosome 6, ASM2101889v1, whole genome shotgun sequence, one region includes:
- the mob3a gene encoding MOB kinase activator 3A has translation MSLALKQVFNKDRTFRPKRKFEPGTQRFELHKKAQASLNAGLDLKQAVQLPHGEDLNDWVAVHVVDFFNRINLIYGTISDSCTDQTCPVMSGGPKYEYRWQDEHKYKRPTALSAPKYMSLLMDWIEVQINNENIFPTNVGTPFPKTFMQVAKKILSRLFRVFVHVYIHHFDRVSQMGAEAHVNTCYKHFYYFVTEFNLTDHKELEPLKEMTSRMCH, from the exons ATGTCCCTGGCTCTGAAACAAGTCTTCAACAAAGATAGGACATTCCGGCCCAAGCGCAAGTTTGAGCCCGGGACGCAGCGCTTCGAGCTGCACAAGAAGGCCCAGGCGTCTCTGAATGCCGGGCTGGACCTGAAGCAGGCCGTGCAGCTGCCCCATGGCGAGGACCTCAACGACTGGGTGGCTGTCCATGTGGTCGACTTCTTCAACCGCATCAACCTCATCTACGGCACCATCAGCGACTCCTGCACCGATCAAACCTGCCCTGTCATGTCCGGTGGGCCCAAGTACGAATACCGCTGGCAGGACGAGCACAAGTACAAGAGGCCGACTGCGCTGTCGGCCCCCAAATACATGAGCCTGCTCATGGACTGGATTGAGGTACAGATCAACAATGAGAACATCTTCCCCACCAACGTCG GTACTCCCTTCCCTAAGACCTTCATGCAGGTGGCTAAGAAGATTTTGTCTCGTCTGTTCCGGGTGTTTGTCCACGTCTACATCCACCACTTTGACCGTGTGAGCCAGATGGGGGCCGAGGCTCACGTCAATACCTGCTACAAGCATTTCTATTACTTTGTCACTGAGTTCAACCTGACGGACCACAAAGAGCTGGAGCCTCTG AAAGAGATGACCTCTCGGATGTGCCACTGA